From Vigna unguiculata cultivar IT97K-499-35 chromosome 5, ASM411807v1, whole genome shotgun sequence, the proteins below share one genomic window:
- the LOC114185164 gene encoding uncharacterized protein LOC114185164, whose amino-acid sequence MEESINRGEFQPNLAKQTSLRLGGSLKSTLSGRSSPRNSPTFRRLNSGRTPRRDGRSSLGGALWFRSNRLLFWLLLITLWAYLGFFVQSRWAHSDKKEEFSGFGTGPRNTGSDAEQVQRRDLRASDNSLSANNETDTSIAGASKTINVALAKKGNDVPSNRKTSSKKRSRRRRASKGKSSGKLKQTTEVKNSDIEEQEPEIPTANNTYGVLVGPFGPVEDRVLEWSPEKRSGTCNRKEDFARLVWSRRFILIFHELSMTGAPLSMMELATELLSCGATVSAVVLSKKGGLMSELTRRRIKVVEDKADLSFKTAMKADLVIAGSAVCASWIEQYIEHFPAGASQVAWWIMENRREYFDRSKDVLDRVKMLVFLSESQSKQWQKWCEEEKIKLRSYPEVVPLSVNDELAFVAGIPSTLNTPSFSTEKMMEKRQLLRESVRKEIGLTDNDMLVISLSSINPGKGQLLLLESVSSVLEQGLLQDDKKMKKVSTMKEGISTMARKHRNRKLLPMLKNGKVASNDILSRRKQVLPNDKGTIQQSIKLLIGSVGSKSNKADYVKSLLNFLEQHPNTSKSIFWTPATTRVASLYSAADVYVINSQGLGETFGRVTIEAMAFGLPVLGTEAGGTQEIVEHNVTGLVHPVGHPGNLVLAQNLRFLLKNQLARKQMGVEGRKKVQRMYLKQHMYKKFVEVIVRCMRSK is encoded by the exons ATGGAGGAAAGCATCAATAGAGGGGAATTTCAGCCTAATTTGGCTAAACAGACTTCATTGAGGTTAGGTGGAAGTTTGAAATCAACGTTATCTGGAAGATCAAGTCCGAGAAATTCGCCGACATTTCGGAGACTGAATTCTGGCCGCACACCAAGAAGAGATGGAAGGAGCAGTTTAGGCGGGGCACTGTGGTTTCGGAGCAATCGTTTACTTTTTTGGTTGCTTCTAATTACCCTCTGGGCTTATCTTGGATTTTTCGTTCAGTCCAGGTGGGCTCATAGTGATAAGAAGGAGGAATTTTCTGGCTTTGGAACAGGGCCGCGAAATACTGGCTCAGACGCAGAACAGGTTCAGCGCCGCGATTTGCGTGCCAGTGATAATTCATTGTCTGCTAATAATGAGACTGATACAAGTATAGCAGGGGCTAGTAAAACCATAAATGTAGCTTTGGCCAAGAAAGGCAATGATGTTCCGTCCAATCGTAAAACGAGCTCAAAGAAGAGGAGCAGGAGAAGACGTGCTTCGAAAGGTAAATCAAGTGGTAAGCTGAAACAAACTACAGAAGTTAAGAACTCTGATATAGAGGAACAGGAGCCAGAAATTCCTACAGCCAATAATACGTATGGAGTTCTTGTTGGTCCGTTTGGCCCAGTGGAGGATAGGGTTCTGGAATGGAGTCCAGAGAAACGTTCTGGGACCTGTAACAGGAAGGAGGACTTTGCACGTCTGGTTTGGTCCAGAAGATTTATCTTGATATTTCACGAGCTTTCCATGACTGGAGCTCCACTTTCAATGATGGAGTTGGCGACAGAACTTTTGAGCTGTGGAGCTACGGTTTCAGCTGTTGTGCTTAGCAAGAAAGGTGGTTTGATGTCAGAGCTTACTAGGAGACGGATCAAGGTGGTTGAGGACAAAGCTGATCTCAGCTTCAAAACTGCAATGAAGGCCGATCTTGTCATTGCTGGTTCGGCTGTCTGTGCATCATGGATTG AACAATATATCGAACATTTCCCTGCTGGTGCAAGCCAAGTTGCATGGTGGATTATGGAAAATCGTCGAGAGTACTTTGATCGTTCCAAAGATGTATTGGACAGAGTAAAGATGTTGGTTTTTCTTTCTGAATCACAATCTAAACAGTGGCAAAAATGGTGTGAAGAGGAAAAGATAAAACTTAGATCCTACCCTGAAGTTGTTCCATTGTCTGTTAATGATGAACTGGCGTTTGTAGCTGGTATTCCTTCAACACTTAACACTCCATCCTTTAGTACTGAGAAAATGATGGAGAAACGGCAGTTATTGCGAGAATCAGTGCGAAAAGAAATTGGCCTAACTGATAATGACATGCTTGTGATATCACTTAGTAGCATCAACCCTGGGAAGGGCCAGCTATTGCTTCTTGAGTCAGTAAGCTCAGTACTTGAACAAGGATTGTTGCAAGatgataagaaaatgaaaaaggtaTCAACTATGAAGGAAGGCATATCTACCATGGCTAGAAAGCATCGCAATAGAAAATTGTTACCGATGTTGAAGAATGGCAAAGTAGCTTCCAATGATATCTTAAGCAG GAGGAAACAAGTTTTGCCTAATGACAAAGGAACAATTCAACAATCAATCAAGCTTCTTATTGGTTCTGTTGGATCAAAGAGCAACAAGGCGGATTATGTTAAAAGCCTTCTAAATTTCTTAGAACAGCATCCAAACAcctcaaaatcaattttttggACTCCGGCCACAACTCGGGTTGCCTCACTTTACTCTGCCGCTGATGTTTATGTTATAAACTCTCAG GGGCTGGGAGAAACATTTGGACGTGTGACTATAGAAGCCATGGCGTTTGGTCTTCCG GTTCTTGGAACTGAAGCTGGGGGAACACAAGAGATTGTTGAGCACAATGTTACAGGTCTTGTTCATCCTGTTGGACATCCAGGGAATCTTGTTCTCGCACAGAATCTGCGGTTTTTACTCAAAAACCAGTTGGCAAGGAAGCAAATGGGGGTGGAAGGAAGAAAGAAGGTGCAGCGAATGTATTTGAAGCAACACATGTATAAGAAATTTGTAGAGGTTATTGTTAGGTGCATGAGAAGCAAATAA